A region from the Pelobates fuscus isolate aPelFus1 chromosome 1, aPelFus1.pri, whole genome shotgun sequence genome encodes:
- the LETMD1 gene encoding LETM1 domain-containing protein 1, translating to MALYRGKICRSVLDGGNRHLRKCIVLLYQPCHLSTSSKPKGVISLIVSKAKYVNEKYERFLERKFPRFYELYSTFMKGFRMLLVEAKEVGMIKQKMTHQGVEFHQLSYREMEKLRQFRRDIIKAAPVVLISIPPFANYIVFLLMYFFPRQLLIRHFWTPNQQEEFLDIYHHMRMESYVDILDNLSKAIPQVTEKSLQSQMLNLCTQVKHGSHPQVNDIQAVGAAFTGPPLGLKRLDVHQLKAFSRVLFLTPHLPAFFLQRRLGSHICEIHNLDCALLKLGVGKLSEVEVKRACYIRGLNSTHLSTEDCRTWLKCWLQLSSRLKVSEASLLLHSMVLLSTNYHNSIKQ from the exons GTATCAGCCTTGCCATTTATCTACCAGTAGCAAACCAAAGGGTGTGATCTCTTTAATTGTTTCAAAAGCAAAATATGTCAATGAAAAATATGAGCGATTTTTGGAAAGAAAGTTTCCAAGGTTTTATGAATTATATTCTACTTTCATGAAAG GTTTTCGGATGTTGTTAGTTGAGGCAAAAGAAGTAGGAATGATCAAACAAAAAATGACTCATCAAGGAGTAGAGTTTCATCAGCTGTCTTACAGAGAAATGGAGAAACTAAGACAA TTTCGCAGAGATATTATAAAGGCTGCACCTGTGGTGCTTATTTCCATTCCACCTTTTGCCAACTACATTGTCTTTCTTCTGAT GTATTTTTTTCCTCGGCAGTTGTTAATTCGTCATTTTTGGACCCCAAATCAGCAAGAAGAGTTCTTGGATATTTATCACCACATGAGAATGGAATCCTATGTAGATATCTTGGACAACTTGTCAAAAGCCATTCCCCAAGTCACGGAAAAGTCGCTCCAAAGCCAGATGCTAAATCTCTGCACCCAG GTGAAGCATGGATCCCATCCGCAGGTAAATGATATCCAAGCAGTCGGTGCCGCATTCACCGGCCCGCCCTTGGGTTTGAAGAGACTGGATGTCCATCAACTG AAAGCCTTTAGCCGTGTTCTGTTCCTGACACCACACTTGCCAGCTTTCTTTCTGCAGCGTCGGCTCGGGAGCCATATTTGTGAGATCCATAACCTGGACTGTGCACTGCTCAAGCTTGGAGTTGGCAAGCTTTCCGAAGTAGAAGTAAAGAGG GCTTGTTATATCAGGGGCCTTAATTCGACTCACCTTAGTACAGAAGACTGCAGGACGTGGTTAAAGTGTTGGCTCCAACTCTCTAGCAGACTAAAAG tCTCTGAGGCATCCTTATTGTTACACAGTATGGTACTGCTGTCTACGAACTACCACAATTCCATAAAACAAtaa